A region from the Manihot esculenta cultivar AM560-2 chromosome 13, M.esculenta_v8, whole genome shotgun sequence genome encodes:
- the LOC110629739 gene encoding protein CROWDED NUCLEI 4 isoform X1, with the protein MASPVTPSNGRALSITPGARVLKTPLSDGTIWKRLKEAGFDEESIRRRDKAALIAYIAKLESEIYDLQHHMGLLILEKKEFASIFEQIKASAEATELKHKQDQAAHLSGLAEARKREESLKKALGVEKECIRSIEKALHEIRAESAETKVAADCKLADACSMVEDAQKRYTDTEAKLHAAEALQAEASQHHRAAERKLQEVEAREDDLVRHISIFKADCDAKEKEIVLERQTLSERREVLQHEHERLLDGQALLNQREDYVASKSQELSCIEKELEASKASIEKELRDLNDRKSNLEVTVASLSQREEAVIEREALLNKREQDILALKEKLASKESEEIQKVIANHETILKTRKSEFEAEVEKNCKLVENQIEAKRRAWELREVDLRQREDMLNEREHDLEVQTRLLSDKEKDMADKINFLDEKERSLNAAERDSEMRRTLLQKEKEEINKIKLELQESLNSLEDKKKQVDCAKEKLENMRSETNELSLLGMKLKEEVDMVRAQKMELVAEEDRLKVEKAKFETEWELIDEKREEMRMEAERIDEERQAVCRLLKDERDSLSLEKETIREQHKRDVESVNHEREEFMKKMEYEHSEWFNKIQKEHSDFLLGIEMQKRELENSIEKRREEVESYLRGQEKAFEIEKKNELQHISSLREKAAKGLEEVALEIQKLDSERMEINLDRERRDKEWTVLNKSIEELKDQTQKLEKQRELLRAEREEVCAQIEHLKKMEDVKIMMDNMEVAKMQQSSMESSWQKISAIRYLRNHSSVKDTDLVSHERVDITNNGNGLDSPSLQKSGVASSPDSARFSWIKRCTELIFKSSLEKPLLKSDEKSLILNNDYANLTSAGKLDSSNGYHEQKLKSIESSGKRQPMRYTFSEPNVILEPPKDVIAKEELDEESEKKDDANEEIALSLSEHVIHAGKRRNSLSTDPHPDERQNNKRRNQHKGATVNLSIDANNPCVTSTQINAPENHHSTEGEAADDMVNADRIIKISEVTSEVTCDYCEVQDGGTDDH; encoded by the exons ATGGCGAGCCCGGTCACTCCAAGTAATGGTAGAGCTTTATCTATAACTCCTGGTGCTAGGGTTTTGAAGACTCCACTCAGCGACGGCACGATCTGGAAGCGGCTCAAAGAGGCAGGGTTTGATGAGGAGTCCATTAGAAGAAGAGACAAGGCTGCTCTTATAGCGTATATCGCGAAACTTGAATCTGAG ATCTACGACCTTCAACACCACATGGGTCTTCTCATATTGGAAAAAAAAGAGTTTGCTTCAATATTCGAGCAAATCAAAGCCTCTGCTGAAGCAACTGAACTAAAGCATAAGCAAGATCAAGCTGCACACTTGTCTGGTTTAGCTGAAGCAAGAAAACGAGAAGAAAGCTTGAAGAAGGCTTTGGGAGTTGAGAAAGAGTGTATAAGAAGT ATTGAGAAGGCCTTGCATGAGATTCGTGCTGAATCTGCTGAAACTAAGGTCGCAGCTGATTGTAAATTGGCTGATGCATGCAGTATGGTTGAAGATGCACAAAAAAGGTACACTGATACTGAGGCAAAACTGCATGCTGCAGAAGCCTTACAAGCAGAAGCTAGCCAACATCATCGAGCTGCAGAAAGAAAACTCCAGGAAGTTGAGGCACGTGAAGATGATCTTGTGAGGCATATCAGCATTTTCAAAGCTGA TTGTGATGCAAAAGAGAAGGAGATTGTTCTTGAGAGACAAACTTTAAGTGAGAGACGGGAAGTTCTGCAGCACGAACATGAAAGGTTACTGGATGGACAAGCTTTGCTGAATCAGAGGGAGGATTATGTTGCCAGCAAATCTCAAGAGCTAAGTTGTATAGAAAAGGAGTTGGAGGCCTCAAAAGCAAGTATTGAGAAGGAACTTAGAGACTTGAATGACAGGAAATCCAACTTGGAGGTGACTGTGGCTTCCTTATCTCAAAGAGAAGAG GCTGTTATTGAGAGGGAAGCTCTACTAAACAAGAGAGAGCAAGATATACTtgctttaaaagaaaaattggcAAGCAAGGAATCT GAGGAAATTCAGAAGGTTATTGCTAATCATGAGACTATTCTGAAAACAAGGAAGTCGGAATTTGAAGCTGAAGTGGAGAAGAACTGCAAATTGGTGGAGAACCAAATTGAGGCCAAGAGACGAGCTTGGGAGTTGAGGGAAGTGGATCTTCGGCAGCGGGAGGACATGTTGAATGAAAGGGAACATGACTTAGAGGTTCAGACAAGGTTGTTAAGTGACAAAGAGAAAGATATGGCAGACAAGATAAattttcttgatgagaaagaaAGAAGTCTTAATGCTGCTGAAAGGGACAGTGAGATGAGAAGAACACTTctacagaaagaaaaagaagagattaACAAAATAAAGTTAGAACTCCAGGAGTCCTTGAATTCTTTGGAAGACAAGAAGAAACAAGTTGATTGTGCAAAGGAGAAACTAGAGAATATGAGAAGTGAAACAAATGAGCTCTCACTTTTGGGGATGAAACtcaaagaagaggttgataTGGTCAGGGCTCAGAAAATGGAGCTTGTGGCTGAAGAGGACAGATTGAAGGTTGAAAAGGCTAAGTTTGAAACTGAATGGGAGCTTATTGATGAGAAGAGGGAAGAAATGCGTATGGAAGCTGAACGTATAGACGAGGAGAGACAAGCTGTTTGTAGGTTACTCAAGGATGAGCGAGATAGCCTAAGTCTAGAGAAGGAAACAATTCGAGAACAACATAAACGTGATGTTGAGTCGGTTAACCATGAGCGGGAGGAATTCATGAAAAAGATGGAGTATGAGCATTCTGAGTGGTTCAACAAAATTCAGAAGGAACATTCAGATTTCTTGTTGGGTATTGAGATGCAGAAGAGAGAGCTGGAGAACAGTATAGAAAAAAGGCGTGAAGAGGTAGAAAGTTATTTAAGGGGTCAAGAGAAAGCCTTTGagattgaaaagaaaaatgaacTTCAACATATTAGTTCTCTCAGAGAGAAAGCAGCAAAAGGGTTGGAGGAGGTTGCTTTAGAAATACAGAAGCTTGATTCTGAGAGAATGGAGATAAATTTAGATCGTGAAAGAAGAGACAAGGAATGGACTGTGCTGAATAAATCCATTGAGGAACTTAAGGATCAGACTCAGAAATTAGAAAAACAGAGGGAACTATTACGTGCAGAAAGAGAGGAAGTTTGTGCTCAGATTGAACACCTGAAAAAAATGGAAGATGTGAAAATTATGATGGATAACATGGAAGTGGCTAAGATGCAACAGTCAAGCATGGAGTCTAGCTGGCAGAAAATTTCTGCAATAAGATATTTGAGAAATCACTCCTCTGTAAAAGATACTGATCTGGTTTCACATGAAAGAGTAGATATTACTAATAATGGAAATGGACTTGATTCTCCATCTTTGCAAAAATCAGGTGTTGCTTCATCCCCTGACTCTGCTCGTTTCTCTTGGATAAAACGTTGCACTGAACTGATATTCAAAAGTTCTCTGGAGAAGCCCCTCTTGAAGAGTGATGAAAAGTCTCTGATTTTGAATAATGATTATGCAAATTTAACATCTGCTGGCAAATTGGATTCTTCTAATGGATATCATGAACAAAAGCTTAAATCAATAGAGAGTTCTGGCAAGAGACAGCCTATGAGATACACTTTTAGTGAACCAAATGTGATACTTGAACCCCCTAAAGATGTAATTGCCAAGGAAGAACTTGATGAAGAATCTGAAAAAAAGGATGATGCTAATGAAGAGATTGCTCTCTCACTTTCTGAACATGTAATTCATGCTGGAAAGAGAAGGAACTCTCTTTCTACTGATCCACATCCTGATGAAAGACAGAACAATAAGAGGAGGAACCAACATAAAGGTGCTACTGTGAATTTATCCATAGATGCCAATAATCCCTG TGTAACTTCAACCCAGATCAATGCACCAGAGAATCACCATTCAACTGAAGGTGAAGCTGCTGATGACATGGTAAATGCAGATAGAatcatcaaaatttcagaagtgACTTCTGAAGTGACATGTGATTACTGTGAGGTTCAAGATGGAGGCACAGATGATCATTGA
- the LOC110629739 gene encoding protein CROWDED NUCLEI 4 isoform X2: protein MNQYFFLQIEATEVVHAAVSHSEIQQLLTKYNHIFAQPTTLPPFREQDHHIPLEPNSKPIFIYDLQHHMGLLILEKKEFASIFEQIKASAEATELKHKQDQAAHLSGLAEARKREESLKKALGVEKECIRSIEKALHEIRAESAETKVAADCKLADACSMVEDAQKRYTDTEAKLHAAEALQAEASQHHRAAERKLQEVEAREDDLVRHISIFKADCDAKEKEIVLERQTLSERREVLQHEHERLLDGQALLNQREDYVASKSQELSCIEKELEASKASIEKELRDLNDRKSNLEVTVASLSQREEAVIEREALLNKREQDILALKEKLASKESEEIQKVIANHETILKTRKSEFEAEVEKNCKLVENQIEAKRRAWELREVDLRQREDMLNEREHDLEVQTRLLSDKEKDMADKINFLDEKERSLNAAERDSEMRRTLLQKEKEEINKIKLELQESLNSLEDKKKQVDCAKEKLENMRSETNELSLLGMKLKEEVDMVRAQKMELVAEEDRLKVEKAKFETEWELIDEKREEMRMEAERIDEERQAVCRLLKDERDSLSLEKETIREQHKRDVESVNHEREEFMKKMEYEHSEWFNKIQKEHSDFLLGIEMQKRELENSIEKRREEVESYLRGQEKAFEIEKKNELQHISSLREKAAKGLEEVALEIQKLDSERMEINLDRERRDKEWTVLNKSIEELKDQTQKLEKQRELLRAEREEVCAQIEHLKKMEDVKIMMDNMEVAKMQQSSMESSWQKISAIRYLRNHSSVKDTDLVSHERVDITNNGNGLDSPSLQKSGVASSPDSARFSWIKRCTELIFKSSLEKPLLKSDEKSLILNNDYANLTSAGKLDSSNGYHEQKLKSIESSGKRQPMRYTFSEPNVILEPPKDVIAKEELDEESEKKDDANEEIALSLSEHVIHAGKRRNSLSTDPHPDERQNNKRRNQHKGATVNLSIDANNPCVTSTQINAPENHHSTEGEAADDMVNADRIIKISEVTSEVTCDYCEVQDGGTDDH from the exons ATGaaccaatatttttttttgcaaaTTGAAGCCACAGAAGTTGTCCATGCAGCCGTATCTCATTCTGAGATACAACAGCTTCTCACAAAATACAACCACATTTTCGCACAACCCACGACTCTACCGCCATTCCGTGAACAAGATCATCATATCCCTCTAGAACCCAACAGCAAACCCATCTTC ATCTACGACCTTCAACACCACATGGGTCTTCTCATATTGGAAAAAAAAGAGTTTGCTTCAATATTCGAGCAAATCAAAGCCTCTGCTGAAGCAACTGAACTAAAGCATAAGCAAGATCAAGCTGCACACTTGTCTGGTTTAGCTGAAGCAAGAAAACGAGAAGAAAGCTTGAAGAAGGCTTTGGGAGTTGAGAAAGAGTGTATAAGAAGT ATTGAGAAGGCCTTGCATGAGATTCGTGCTGAATCTGCTGAAACTAAGGTCGCAGCTGATTGTAAATTGGCTGATGCATGCAGTATGGTTGAAGATGCACAAAAAAGGTACACTGATACTGAGGCAAAACTGCATGCTGCAGAAGCCTTACAAGCAGAAGCTAGCCAACATCATCGAGCTGCAGAAAGAAAACTCCAGGAAGTTGAGGCACGTGAAGATGATCTTGTGAGGCATATCAGCATTTTCAAAGCTGA TTGTGATGCAAAAGAGAAGGAGATTGTTCTTGAGAGACAAACTTTAAGTGAGAGACGGGAAGTTCTGCAGCACGAACATGAAAGGTTACTGGATGGACAAGCTTTGCTGAATCAGAGGGAGGATTATGTTGCCAGCAAATCTCAAGAGCTAAGTTGTATAGAAAAGGAGTTGGAGGCCTCAAAAGCAAGTATTGAGAAGGAACTTAGAGACTTGAATGACAGGAAATCCAACTTGGAGGTGACTGTGGCTTCCTTATCTCAAAGAGAAGAG GCTGTTATTGAGAGGGAAGCTCTACTAAACAAGAGAGAGCAAGATATACTtgctttaaaagaaaaattggcAAGCAAGGAATCT GAGGAAATTCAGAAGGTTATTGCTAATCATGAGACTATTCTGAAAACAAGGAAGTCGGAATTTGAAGCTGAAGTGGAGAAGAACTGCAAATTGGTGGAGAACCAAATTGAGGCCAAGAGACGAGCTTGGGAGTTGAGGGAAGTGGATCTTCGGCAGCGGGAGGACATGTTGAATGAAAGGGAACATGACTTAGAGGTTCAGACAAGGTTGTTAAGTGACAAAGAGAAAGATATGGCAGACAAGATAAattttcttgatgagaaagaaAGAAGTCTTAATGCTGCTGAAAGGGACAGTGAGATGAGAAGAACACTTctacagaaagaaaaagaagagattaACAAAATAAAGTTAGAACTCCAGGAGTCCTTGAATTCTTTGGAAGACAAGAAGAAACAAGTTGATTGTGCAAAGGAGAAACTAGAGAATATGAGAAGTGAAACAAATGAGCTCTCACTTTTGGGGATGAAACtcaaagaagaggttgataTGGTCAGGGCTCAGAAAATGGAGCTTGTGGCTGAAGAGGACAGATTGAAGGTTGAAAAGGCTAAGTTTGAAACTGAATGGGAGCTTATTGATGAGAAGAGGGAAGAAATGCGTATGGAAGCTGAACGTATAGACGAGGAGAGACAAGCTGTTTGTAGGTTACTCAAGGATGAGCGAGATAGCCTAAGTCTAGAGAAGGAAACAATTCGAGAACAACATAAACGTGATGTTGAGTCGGTTAACCATGAGCGGGAGGAATTCATGAAAAAGATGGAGTATGAGCATTCTGAGTGGTTCAACAAAATTCAGAAGGAACATTCAGATTTCTTGTTGGGTATTGAGATGCAGAAGAGAGAGCTGGAGAACAGTATAGAAAAAAGGCGTGAAGAGGTAGAAAGTTATTTAAGGGGTCAAGAGAAAGCCTTTGagattgaaaagaaaaatgaacTTCAACATATTAGTTCTCTCAGAGAGAAAGCAGCAAAAGGGTTGGAGGAGGTTGCTTTAGAAATACAGAAGCTTGATTCTGAGAGAATGGAGATAAATTTAGATCGTGAAAGAAGAGACAAGGAATGGACTGTGCTGAATAAATCCATTGAGGAACTTAAGGATCAGACTCAGAAATTAGAAAAACAGAGGGAACTATTACGTGCAGAAAGAGAGGAAGTTTGTGCTCAGATTGAACACCTGAAAAAAATGGAAGATGTGAAAATTATGATGGATAACATGGAAGTGGCTAAGATGCAACAGTCAAGCATGGAGTCTAGCTGGCAGAAAATTTCTGCAATAAGATATTTGAGAAATCACTCCTCTGTAAAAGATACTGATCTGGTTTCACATGAAAGAGTAGATATTACTAATAATGGAAATGGACTTGATTCTCCATCTTTGCAAAAATCAGGTGTTGCTTCATCCCCTGACTCTGCTCGTTTCTCTTGGATAAAACGTTGCACTGAACTGATATTCAAAAGTTCTCTGGAGAAGCCCCTCTTGAAGAGTGATGAAAAGTCTCTGATTTTGAATAATGATTATGCAAATTTAACATCTGCTGGCAAATTGGATTCTTCTAATGGATATCATGAACAAAAGCTTAAATCAATAGAGAGTTCTGGCAAGAGACAGCCTATGAGATACACTTTTAGTGAACCAAATGTGATACTTGAACCCCCTAAAGATGTAATTGCCAAGGAAGAACTTGATGAAGAATCTGAAAAAAAGGATGATGCTAATGAAGAGATTGCTCTCTCACTTTCTGAACATGTAATTCATGCTGGAAAGAGAAGGAACTCTCTTTCTACTGATCCACATCCTGATGAAAGACAGAACAATAAGAGGAGGAACCAACATAAAGGTGCTACTGTGAATTTATCCATAGATGCCAATAATCCCTG TGTAACTTCAACCCAGATCAATGCACCAGAGAATCACCATTCAACTGAAGGTGAAGCTGCTGATGACATGGTAAATGCAGATAGAatcatcaaaatttcagaagtgACTTCTGAAGTGACATGTGATTACTGTGAGGTTCAAGATGGAGGCACAGATGATCATTGA
- the LOC110629739 gene encoding protein CROWDED NUCLEI 4 isoform X3: MGLLILEKKEFASIFEQIKASAEATELKHKQDQAAHLSGLAEARKREESLKKALGVEKECIRSIEKALHEIRAESAETKVAADCKLADACSMVEDAQKRYTDTEAKLHAAEALQAEASQHHRAAERKLQEVEAREDDLVRHISIFKADCDAKEKEIVLERQTLSERREVLQHEHERLLDGQALLNQREDYVASKSQELSCIEKELEASKASIEKELRDLNDRKSNLEVTVASLSQREEAVIEREALLNKREQDILALKEKLASKESEEIQKVIANHETILKTRKSEFEAEVEKNCKLVENQIEAKRRAWELREVDLRQREDMLNEREHDLEVQTRLLSDKEKDMADKINFLDEKERSLNAAERDSEMRRTLLQKEKEEINKIKLELQESLNSLEDKKKQVDCAKEKLENMRSETNELSLLGMKLKEEVDMVRAQKMELVAEEDRLKVEKAKFETEWELIDEKREEMRMEAERIDEERQAVCRLLKDERDSLSLEKETIREQHKRDVESVNHEREEFMKKMEYEHSEWFNKIQKEHSDFLLGIEMQKRELENSIEKRREEVESYLRGQEKAFEIEKKNELQHISSLREKAAKGLEEVALEIQKLDSERMEINLDRERRDKEWTVLNKSIEELKDQTQKLEKQRELLRAEREEVCAQIEHLKKMEDVKIMMDNMEVAKMQQSSMESSWQKISAIRYLRNHSSVKDTDLVSHERVDITNNGNGLDSPSLQKSGVASSPDSARFSWIKRCTELIFKSSLEKPLLKSDEKSLILNNDYANLTSAGKLDSSNGYHEQKLKSIESSGKRQPMRYTFSEPNVILEPPKDVIAKEELDEESEKKDDANEEIALSLSEHVIHAGKRRNSLSTDPHPDERQNNKRRNQHKGATVNLSIDANNPCVTSTQINAPENHHSTEGEAADDMVNADRIIKISEVTSEVTCDYCEVQDGGTDDH; the protein is encoded by the exons ATGGGTCTTCTCATATTGGAAAAAAAAGAGTTTGCTTCAATATTCGAGCAAATCAAAGCCTCTGCTGAAGCAACTGAACTAAAGCATAAGCAAGATCAAGCTGCACACTTGTCTGGTTTAGCTGAAGCAAGAAAACGAGAAGAAAGCTTGAAGAAGGCTTTGGGAGTTGAGAAAGAGTGTATAAGAAGT ATTGAGAAGGCCTTGCATGAGATTCGTGCTGAATCTGCTGAAACTAAGGTCGCAGCTGATTGTAAATTGGCTGATGCATGCAGTATGGTTGAAGATGCACAAAAAAGGTACACTGATACTGAGGCAAAACTGCATGCTGCAGAAGCCTTACAAGCAGAAGCTAGCCAACATCATCGAGCTGCAGAAAGAAAACTCCAGGAAGTTGAGGCACGTGAAGATGATCTTGTGAGGCATATCAGCATTTTCAAAGCTGA TTGTGATGCAAAAGAGAAGGAGATTGTTCTTGAGAGACAAACTTTAAGTGAGAGACGGGAAGTTCTGCAGCACGAACATGAAAGGTTACTGGATGGACAAGCTTTGCTGAATCAGAGGGAGGATTATGTTGCCAGCAAATCTCAAGAGCTAAGTTGTATAGAAAAGGAGTTGGAGGCCTCAAAAGCAAGTATTGAGAAGGAACTTAGAGACTTGAATGACAGGAAATCCAACTTGGAGGTGACTGTGGCTTCCTTATCTCAAAGAGAAGAG GCTGTTATTGAGAGGGAAGCTCTACTAAACAAGAGAGAGCAAGATATACTtgctttaaaagaaaaattggcAAGCAAGGAATCT GAGGAAATTCAGAAGGTTATTGCTAATCATGAGACTATTCTGAAAACAAGGAAGTCGGAATTTGAAGCTGAAGTGGAGAAGAACTGCAAATTGGTGGAGAACCAAATTGAGGCCAAGAGACGAGCTTGGGAGTTGAGGGAAGTGGATCTTCGGCAGCGGGAGGACATGTTGAATGAAAGGGAACATGACTTAGAGGTTCAGACAAGGTTGTTAAGTGACAAAGAGAAAGATATGGCAGACAAGATAAattttcttgatgagaaagaaAGAAGTCTTAATGCTGCTGAAAGGGACAGTGAGATGAGAAGAACACTTctacagaaagaaaaagaagagattaACAAAATAAAGTTAGAACTCCAGGAGTCCTTGAATTCTTTGGAAGACAAGAAGAAACAAGTTGATTGTGCAAAGGAGAAACTAGAGAATATGAGAAGTGAAACAAATGAGCTCTCACTTTTGGGGATGAAACtcaaagaagaggttgataTGGTCAGGGCTCAGAAAATGGAGCTTGTGGCTGAAGAGGACAGATTGAAGGTTGAAAAGGCTAAGTTTGAAACTGAATGGGAGCTTATTGATGAGAAGAGGGAAGAAATGCGTATGGAAGCTGAACGTATAGACGAGGAGAGACAAGCTGTTTGTAGGTTACTCAAGGATGAGCGAGATAGCCTAAGTCTAGAGAAGGAAACAATTCGAGAACAACATAAACGTGATGTTGAGTCGGTTAACCATGAGCGGGAGGAATTCATGAAAAAGATGGAGTATGAGCATTCTGAGTGGTTCAACAAAATTCAGAAGGAACATTCAGATTTCTTGTTGGGTATTGAGATGCAGAAGAGAGAGCTGGAGAACAGTATAGAAAAAAGGCGTGAAGAGGTAGAAAGTTATTTAAGGGGTCAAGAGAAAGCCTTTGagattgaaaagaaaaatgaacTTCAACATATTAGTTCTCTCAGAGAGAAAGCAGCAAAAGGGTTGGAGGAGGTTGCTTTAGAAATACAGAAGCTTGATTCTGAGAGAATGGAGATAAATTTAGATCGTGAAAGAAGAGACAAGGAATGGACTGTGCTGAATAAATCCATTGAGGAACTTAAGGATCAGACTCAGAAATTAGAAAAACAGAGGGAACTATTACGTGCAGAAAGAGAGGAAGTTTGTGCTCAGATTGAACACCTGAAAAAAATGGAAGATGTGAAAATTATGATGGATAACATGGAAGTGGCTAAGATGCAACAGTCAAGCATGGAGTCTAGCTGGCAGAAAATTTCTGCAATAAGATATTTGAGAAATCACTCCTCTGTAAAAGATACTGATCTGGTTTCACATGAAAGAGTAGATATTACTAATAATGGAAATGGACTTGATTCTCCATCTTTGCAAAAATCAGGTGTTGCTTCATCCCCTGACTCTGCTCGTTTCTCTTGGATAAAACGTTGCACTGAACTGATATTCAAAAGTTCTCTGGAGAAGCCCCTCTTGAAGAGTGATGAAAAGTCTCTGATTTTGAATAATGATTATGCAAATTTAACATCTGCTGGCAAATTGGATTCTTCTAATGGATATCATGAACAAAAGCTTAAATCAATAGAGAGTTCTGGCAAGAGACAGCCTATGAGATACACTTTTAGTGAACCAAATGTGATACTTGAACCCCCTAAAGATGTAATTGCCAAGGAAGAACTTGATGAAGAATCTGAAAAAAAGGATGATGCTAATGAAGAGATTGCTCTCTCACTTTCTGAACATGTAATTCATGCTGGAAAGAGAAGGAACTCTCTTTCTACTGATCCACATCCTGATGAAAGACAGAACAATAAGAGGAGGAACCAACATAAAGGTGCTACTGTGAATTTATCCATAGATGCCAATAATCCCTG TGTAACTTCAACCCAGATCAATGCACCAGAGAATCACCATTCAACTGAAGGTGAAGCTGCTGATGACATGGTAAATGCAGATAGAatcatcaaaatttcagaagtgACTTCTGAAGTGACATGTGATTACTGTGAGGTTCAAGATGGAGGCACAGATGATCATTGA